The following proteins are co-located in the Lichenicola cladoniae genome:
- the tnpA gene encoding IS66-like element accessory protein TnpA, with protein MPQITLLTGPERRRRWSWDERRRILNAAFMPGAVVADVSRQFEVSTSLIYKWRRQAMTETSMSFAPAVLLPEAAPIASPADTTAITVELVNGTRLRIDAQASPALVTAALQALR; from the coding sequence ATGCCGCAGATAACCTTGCTGACGGGTCCGGAGCGGCGACGTCGGTGGAGTTGGGACGAGCGTCGCCGGATCTTGAATGCGGCCTTCATGCCTGGCGCCGTTGTGGCGGACGTTTCCCGCCAGTTCGAAGTCTCGACAAGCCTGATCTACAAGTGGCGGCGACAAGCCATGACTGAGACGAGCATGTCGTTCGCACCGGCGGTTCTGCTGCCCGAGGCAGCACCCATCGCGTCTCCGGCCGACACGACAGCAATTACCGTGGAACTGGTCAACGGAACCCGACTGAGGATCGACGCCCAGGCGTCGCCAGCTTTGGTGACCGCCGCACTTCAGGCTTTGCGATGA
- a CDS encoding UPF0149 family protein produces the protein MKQKREPAAPKAMRLEALDIWLRQLEPSPKVDGVSMLDGYLTAIAIGPCSIQPDVWFVDLLGINGIVGSASGQSLAAMMAIADRFNTIGETLSQAPDRNAPIFKKKDDGTVLAAPWCMGFLSAMRLRPNAWQTLCDLERTEHGLLLPILLHCIDEHGSPMLGPARAGSETKDFLRDAYHDIRLVIPQIRNYWMPKRLKDR, from the coding sequence GTGAAGCAGAAGCGCGAACCAGCCGCGCCGAAGGCCATGCGCCTGGAGGCACTCGATATCTGGCTGCGGCAGCTCGAGCCGTCACCGAAAGTCGACGGCGTTTCCATGCTCGATGGATACCTCACGGCAATCGCTATCGGCCCGTGCTCGATCCAGCCTGACGTGTGGTTCGTCGACCTGCTCGGGATCAACGGAATTGTTGGCTCTGCGTCGGGCCAGAGTCTCGCCGCCATGATGGCCATAGCCGACAGGTTCAACACGATCGGTGAAACACTGTCCCAGGCTCCGGACAGGAATGCGCCGATCTTTAAGAAAAAGGATGACGGCACTGTCCTCGCCGCCCCGTGGTGCATGGGGTTTCTCTCGGCGATGCGTCTGCGACCCAACGCGTGGCAAACCCTATGCGATTTGGAACGCACAGAGCACGGCCTCCTGCTCCCGATCCTGCTCCACTGCATCGATGAACATGGCAGTCCCATGCTGGGTCCGGCTCGCGCAGGATCAGAGACCAAGGACTTCCTACGAGATGCCTACCACGACATTCGGCTGGTGATCCCACAAATCCGGAACTACTGGATGCCAAAGCGACTCAAGGACCGCTGA